The Paenibacillus polymyxa M1 DNA segment TTCTCATTGGAAGAGCAGCTCCCTCAAGCTCGTCAACGTCATGAGCACTTATCTGTACTGGTGTTGGATATTGATCACTTCAAGGAAGTCAATGACACCTATGGGCCTGCGGCAGGAGATGCAGTGCTGCGCCAGCTTGGGCAGATTTTAATGGAAAAGTGCCGTACTAATGATGTAGTCACCCGCAGCGGGGGAGAAGAATTCACCGTACTTTTGCCGAATTGTGCTTTTCGGCAAGCACTACGCATAGCTAATCAGATTCTTAGTGGAGTAAATCAGCACGAGTTTATTTTAGCGGACGGGCTTATTCTTAAAGTCACCGTGTCCATCGGCGTGACAACCTTTCCTGGTACAGGAGAGGATATATCCGGAGCAGCCCTGCTGGAACGGGCGGACAAAGCACTATATGAAGCTAAAAAAGCAGGACGTAACCGGGTTTGCTCATATGAAATATAATTGAGGCAAGATCTTTACACAGAAATAGCCGATACAACCCTCTCTTGAGGATCGTATCGGCTATTATCCTTTTAAATGAAAAGATGTTACTCCCTTTGGGAAGATGACTTGGTATCCTTATCTTCAGTATGATTGCAATTCCCTACCACAAGCGATGTACGCTTGGCGAGCGAAGCAAGCGTATGAGATTCCCATACTTCCAGCATACGACGTTCACTCTCAGCTAAAATCTCAGATACGGCTATCGCCAACTCCCCGCAAAAAGGGTTCGTCTCCGGTTCATGCATCATACCCGGGAATATGGGATCACATATTTCAATGGCATGGTATATATCAGCAAGTGTAATATGATCCGCCGAACGGGTAAGCACATAACCTCCCTCGCGCCCTTCACGTGCTGCAATCAAATCTGCCTGCACAAGCCGCGTCAGCACCCTGCGCACCAAAGTAACCTCGCAATCAATGGAGCGGGCAATAGAACCGCTGGCACAAAGTTCCCCGTGTTTTTCCAAATAGACAAGCGCCTTTAACGCAATTCCAAGCCATTTGGGCGTTGCGGTGCGTAGTCTTTTTTCACTATTCAAATGAGATGACACCCCTAAGCTGTAGAAACTTCGATGAATGCATTGTACGTGATGTCAGATGTAAGTTCAAGCCTGAAAGCCGGAACCCTCTGGATCCCTAGCGCCCAAAGTAAAATGACCCAGTCGCACTTCCCCACTGAGCGACAGATATACATCACGGATGCCGGAGGCTGATCGTACCTTTTCCGAGAGTGTCACCCATGCTTGTGCCCCTCCTGTATTGCCCACGTTGATGCGCGCCACAGTAGGGCTGTCCGGCGCATCCAAATGCAACTCGATTGCTGCATCACTGCTGTTGCCTGACACGCGGCACTGGAGCTTGACCACACTCACCGTATTCATGTCTACGCCATGAAAGGCGATCCAACCAGAACGTTGCGGTGAACGGGGACGTACACAGGCCTCCTTTTGCTCCTTGCTTTCATCCAGCAGGATGTCGAAGCAATCATCAAAGTTTTCAGCTCGTATCCTTGGTCCAGCTTGTCGTGGTGGAATAACTTCACCCCGAACGTACACAGGATGCTCCAATCGAATATCTGCTGAGGAGGCGCCTGCCAGCAGGGTATATTCACCGGATTCCACGCAATAGCCATCCCGTGTTACATCCCAAATCGCCCAATCTTTCACTCGAACCGTAAAAGTAATTGTTCGCGTCTCACCTGGCTCCAAGCGAATGCGTTGAAATCCGCACAACGTCTTCAATGGGCGTTTTACGCGCGAAGCTTCAGAGCGTACATATAGCTGTACAACCTCTTCGCCAGCAGATTCGCCCCGGTTCGTCACATCTACCCACACCTGGAGAGTATCCGCGGCGTCAAGTGTAGCCATAGATTTAACATTATCCTTATGGGCGTCTGTACGCAGATCACTATATTCAAATGGCGAATACGTTAGCCCGTGTCCAAATGGATATAACGGTTCACCTTCAAAATATTGATAGGTACGACCGCTGCGAATGATATCATAATCCTTGATATCACCCAATTGATCCTCGCTCTGAACCCAGGTCATGTTCAGACGCCCTGCCGGTGCATAATCTCCAAACAATACATCCGCTATGGCTGTACCATACTCTTGTCCCGCATGAGACGTGTATACGATCGCTGGAATATGTTCTTGAAGCCAAGGAATCGCAAATGGATAACTGCCCGTCAGAACCACAATCGTATTCGGATTGACACGATATACCTCCTCGATAATTCGTTGCTGGGAAGCAGCCAGTTCCAAGCCTGGGCGATCATTCTCTTCCTTTCCGTTAATAAGCGGGTGATTTCCAACGAATACAATCGCTGTATCTGCCGCTTGCGCAGCGGCTATCGCTTCCGCTAAGCCATCCGATACCGTCTCTATACGGAAAGTCTTATCGTTGAAGTCTGAGACGTTAGGTGCAGGACTTGCGGATTTCATCACCTTTAATAAGCCCTCAGTTCCTGCGATCACTGGCTTACCGTTCCATGTGGTCCACAGATGCTCTCCTTGTTCCACAGGAGTCAGTCCAAAGACCTCTTTAACATACCAGCCATACGCTTCATCAGCTGTCACGCGAAGCGTCTCCTCGTCGCTCGTCACATAGGTACCCAGATGTTCATCATGCAGCGTCACGCTACCATAGCCCCAATCTGTTATGGTCAATACCGTTGGCTCTCCATTCTGGGACAGGCGCATATCGCCTGAAGAATTAACTGTGAGCTTCGCGCCATCAGTCGCCGCCGTCAAGGTCACACGATCTTTGGCATCGGAGTACACGACACGTTCTTCCGCGCTCCCGCTTTCCAGCTTGGCACGAATCGCCTCCAGCGGTGTAACCCGGTAAGGCAGCGTACCGGAATACCAATCGTGGAACACCTCATTGCCATGCGAACCAATGACCGCTACTTTGCCGCACTGGGCAGGGTTTAATGGCAGAAGTTCTTGCTCATTTTTGAGCAGTACGATCTGCTCCCTCGCCGCACGCAACGACAATTCACGGGCTTGCTCTGTCATTAAAGCCTCCTCACCGATGGACGCATAGGGATTGTCTGCCGCCGGATCAAATTCCCCCAAACGAAAACGAACACGGAACGTATGGAACAATGCCCGATCCAAGTCTTCTTCTTGTAGCAATCCTTGCTCCAAAGCTTCTCGAATTGCCTGCTTGGAGAGCTCCGCATCATCCGTAATGCTGTCAATTCCTGCGCGAATAGATTCAGCCACGCCCGGCGTATGGGAATCGTAATATTGATGGTCGTTTACAATCCCCATAACATCTCCCGCATCACTTACGACAAAGCCGTCCATTCCCCATTCGCCTCTGACAATATCGTTAACACCATGGTACAACGTAGCAGGCGTTCCGTTAATCAAGTTGTAGGAAGTCATCATCGACTGGGCTCCGCCTTCCGTAAAAGGCTTCTCGAAAGCTCTTAGATAATATTCCCGCAGGTTTCGGGGGTCTATGCTGGAGGAGCCGACTCCCCGGTCCACTTCATTATTGTTACCGAGAAAATGTTTCAGTGTTGCAACCGCTTTCAAGTATACCGGATGATCACCCTGTATCCCCTTGACTAACTCCTTCGACAATTCTCCCGTCAAATACGGGTCTTCGCCGTAGGCTTCCTCGTTACGTCCCCATCTTGGGTCACGCTCCATATCCACTGTAGGTGCCCACAGGGTCAGACCGTTCAATTTTGGGTCACGACGATAGTAGACACGCGCCTCATCTGCAATAACAGAGCCGATCTGCCGCATTAACTCCGTGTCCCAAGTACAGGCCAATCCCACAGGCTGAGGAAATGAAGTTGCCTCCCCCAACCAGGCGATCCCGTGTGCCGCTTCCGTACCGTGCTTGTAAGCTGCAACTCCCAAACGGTCAATGGCCGGCTGGTATTGCAGCATAGATTCGATCTTTTCCTCTAAGGTTAGTCGCGACACGAGATCCCGTACACGCTCGTCCAGGTGAATCTTCGGATCTTGAAATAAATATTCGATACCCGTTGTTTCATGACTCAAATCCGTCATCTCCTTAGCTTCATTAAGATGATAAAAAGTCCTTTCACGAAAGCGCTTTATATATCATAGCGAAAAAGGAGCACACCGGCAACAATACCGAAATCATCCTAAATTGGATGAAAGTCAGACTACGGCATACGAGAAAAAAAGTTACATTTTCCCTTTCATATATAAAGCTAAAAATGATATTTTTTGGTATAATCAGGATATATCATTGAAGGAGGAAGCGCTGATGAAAAATACCGGAATGACACGGCCTCTGGACCAGTTGGGGCGAATCGTACTCCCAAAGGAAATGCGTACCACAATGGATATCAATATCGGTGATTCGCTTGAATTCTTCGTAGATGAAGAAGGATTTGTATTAAGGAAATACACGGGTGTCTCCTGCAAATTTTGCGGCGCAGTGGATCATTTAACTTATTTTCGGGACAGCTTTATTTGCGCTGATTGCATTCAGTTATTAAAGAACGATGAACATGTACATGCCACAAGCAATGATGCCATCCAGGCTCAAGAACGCACCAAACCGATCCAAGCCAACACAACCTGGCAGCCCAAGCAATCCAGAGTACAGCAAGGTGAAATGGTAAAAAAGCTCCGCAAGCTGATTCAGGAACATCCGAACCTGCCACAAAAAGTGTATGCAGAAATGCTCGATATTTCCCAAGGCCGTGTGTCCCAACTGAAAAAGCTGCTCTAAACCTTCTAAAAGTTTATTTCCCAATATCATATACGATGTACTTGCAAACCTACTTATTTCGTTGCAACTGCGGTGGCCAGGTATAGAGTAAGGCGCATATCTGTGGATGTGTCTCTTATTCTATACCTGGCCTTTTTGTGCTTCCTGCTCCCATCAATGTGACAATAGTCACATACTCTCCATGTCTACGTATATACAATATATAGATCGAAACAATTGGTTATCACTAGATATCATCAATATGTTGTTTTTGTGAAAAATATATATTTTTTACTATATGGAGGGTTTTACGATGAAGGTGCTGGAGGAACATCAATTATACGACATCGGCGAGCGAGTCATTGGGGCACAAGATCTGGACATGCTGCGGGAGAATGCAAATTTAAATGGAGAATCGTTCAGTGGCAAAATGAGCAAGCTTGGCTCGGAATATGCCAAATGGTATGCGCGCTTGCGTGTACTTCCGCCTGAATTGACAGACGCCATTGACCACGGGTATGTATATGTTCACGATTTGGACCAATATGCGCTCGGAACTACAAATTGTATCTTTATCCCATTTGGTCGTTTGCTACAAGACGGTTTCAATACAGGCAATGGCTCTGTACGCACACCGCAAACAATTATGTCTGCGATGGCACTGGTCGCCATCATATTCCAGTCTCAGCAAAATAGCCAATTCGGTGGTGTCTCTGCCAATAAAATAGATTGGGACCTTGCTCCATACGTTGCTCGTTCCTTCCGCAAGCATCTGCGCAAAGGACTCCGGCTGTTCGAGGAAGAGCTAGACTCCCGTTGGTCTGACGAAGAACTGCATCTAGCCAATACCCACTTGCAAGAAATCTGTCCTCGTTCATACTCATTCGCACGCGAAGAGACAGAGACAGAAACCCGGCAGGCCGCTGAATCGCTCATTCATAACCTGAACACGATGAGCAGTCGGGCAGGGGGGCAAATTCCGTTCACTTCACTAAATTACGGGATGTGTACGTCTGCTGAAGGTCGGCTTGTTTCGCAATCACTGCTGGAAGCCACAATTCGCGGACTCGGCAGCGGGGAAACTCCTATTTTTCCACAACATATTTTCCAATGTAAAAAAGGAGTCAACCAGGCAGAGGGCGATGTCAACTACGACTTGTTCTTAAAGGCGGTAGAGTGCTCCAGCAAGCGGATGTATCCCAATTTTGTGAATGTGGATGCTACCTTCAACCTGCCCTATTACCGCGCAGATGACCCCGATACCATCATTGCCACGATGGGCTGCCGTACCCGCACCATTTCTGACCGTTTCGGTAGAAACCGCCAGAGCGGCAAGGGTAATCTCTCATTTAATACCATTAATCTGGTACGGCT contains these protein-coding regions:
- a CDS encoding glycoside hydrolase family 3 protein is translated as MSHETTGIEYLFQDPKIHLDERVRDLVSRLTLEEKIESMLQYQPAIDRLGVAAYKHGTEAAHGIAWLGEATSFPQPVGLACTWDTELMRQIGSVIADEARVYYRRDPKLNGLTLWAPTVDMERDPRWGRNEEAYGEDPYLTGELSKELVKGIQGDHPVYLKAVATLKHFLGNNNEVDRGVGSSSIDPRNLREYYLRAFEKPFTEGGAQSMMTSYNLINGTPATLYHGVNDIVRGEWGMDGFVVSDAGDVMGIVNDHQYYDSHTPGVAESIRAGIDSITDDAELSKQAIREALEQGLLQEEDLDRALFHTFRVRFRLGEFDPAADNPYASIGEEALMTEQARELSLRAAREQIVLLKNEQELLPLNPAQCGKVAVIGSHGNEVFHDWYSGTLPYRVTPLEAIRAKLESGSAEERVVYSDAKDRVTLTAATDGAKLTVNSSGDMRLSQNGEPTVLTITDWGYGSVTLHDEHLGTYVTSDEETLRVTADEAYGWYVKEVFGLTPVEQGEHLWTTWNGKPVIAGTEGLLKVMKSASPAPNVSDFNDKTFRIETVSDGLAEAIAAAQAADTAIVFVGNHPLINGKEENDRPGLELAASQQRIIEEVYRVNPNTIVVLTGSYPFAIPWLQEHIPAIVYTSHAGQEYGTAIADVLFGDYAPAGRLNMTWVQSEDQLGDIKDYDIIRSGRTYQYFEGEPLYPFGHGLTYSPFEYSDLRTDAHKDNVKSMATLDAADTLQVWVDVTNRGESAGEEVVQLYVRSEASRVKRPLKTLCGFQRIRLEPGETRTITFTVRVKDWAIWDVTRDGYCVESGEYTLLAGASSADIRLEHPVYVRGEVIPPRQAGPRIRAENFDDCFDILLDESKEQKEACVRPRSPQRSGWIAFHGVDMNTVSVVKLQCRVSGNSSDAAIELHLDAPDSPTVARINVGNTGGAQAWVTLSEKVRSASGIRDVYLSLSGEVRLGHFTLGARDPEGSGFQA
- a CDS encoding AbrB/MazE/SpoVT family DNA-binding domain-containing protein, translated to MKNTGMTRPLDQLGRIVLPKEMRTTMDINIGDSLEFFVDEEGFVLRKYTGVSCKFCGAVDHLTYFRDSFICADCIQLLKNDEHVHATSNDAIQAQERTKPIQANTTWQPKQSRVQQGEMVKKLRKLIQEHPNLPQKVYAEMLDISQGRVSQLKKLL
- a CDS encoding Rrf2 family transcriptional regulator produces the protein MNSEKRLRTATPKWLGIALKALVYLEKHGELCASGSIARSIDCEVTLVRRVLTRLVQADLIAAREGREGGYVLTRSADHITLADIYHAIEICDPIFPGMMHEPETNPFCGELAIAVSEILAESERRMLEVWESHTLASLAKRTSLVVGNCNHTEDKDTKSSSQRE
- a CDS encoding anaerobic ribonucleoside triphosphate reductase, with the protein product MKVLEEHQLYDIGERVIGAQDLDMLRENANLNGESFSGKMSKLGSEYAKWYARLRVLPPELTDAIDHGYVYVHDLDQYALGTTNCIFIPFGRLLQDGFNTGNGSVRTPQTIMSAMALVAIIFQSQQNSQFGGVSANKIDWDLAPYVARSFRKHLRKGLRLFEEELDSRWSDEELHLANTHLQEICPRSYSFAREETETETRQAAESLIHNLNTMSSRAGGQIPFTSLNYGMCTSAEGRLVSQSLLEATIRGLGSGETPIFPQHIFQCKKGVNQAEGDVNYDLFLKAVECSSKRMYPNFVNVDATFNLPYYRADDPDTIIATMGCRTRTISDRFGRNRQSGKGNLSFNTINLVRLGIEYGICTGKRLTPDRDRFDARLEEVMRIAVDGLIHRYHIQTSQPAKASDFMMREGVWEGGEKLAPDEKVGSLLKHGTLSIGFIGLAECMKALYGKHHGEDDAVYREAQRIITSMRMYCDRMSEHYNLNITLFATPAEGLSGKFTLLDQRDFGIIPEVNDREYYTNSFHIPVYYKLPAARKISLEAPFHNLCNAGAISYIELDGNARNNPDAFLKIVQYALQQNIGYFSINHPVDRCTECGYEGIIGTSCPQCGTDEEHTHFQRLRRVTGYLTGDYTVRFNAAKQAEVRDRVKHK